One Mesorhizobium sp. L-2-11 genomic region harbors:
- a CDS encoding transposase — protein sequence MSDSMSHHRTFEILTAEPVPSRRKPRHRSDEEKARLVAEAFSPGGNVSAVARSEGLDPSQLYAWRRKALSSGMVAPLTEGASKPAKFTRFEAVGSDTVEIVIGDAVVRAGGDVDPDRLARIIRAVRKA from the coding sequence AGTATGAGCCATCATCGAACATTCGAGATTTTGACGGCGGAGCCTGTGCCGTCCCGACGCAAGCCGCGCCATCGGTCGGACGAAGAGAAGGCACGGCTTGTCGCCGAAGCGTTCTCGCCAGGGGGCAATGTCTCGGCGGTTGCGCGTTCCGAGGGGCTGGACCCCTCGCAGCTCTATGCGTGGCGCCGCAAGGCGCTTTCGTCGGGCATGGTTGCGCCACTGACGGAGGGAGCGAGCAAGCCGGCGAAGTTCACGCGCTTTGAAGCGGTGGGCAGCGACACGGTGGAAATCGTCATTGGCGACGCAGTGGTGCGCGCCGGCGGCGATGTCGATCCCGATCGCCTGGCGAGGATCATCCGCGCGGTTCGTAAGGCATGA